The sequence TCGGCGTCCCCAAGAACGCCGCAGACGAAGAGATCAAGAAGGCGTATCGCAAACTTGCGATGAAGCACCACCCCGACCGCAACCAGGGCGATGCGGCCAAAGCGGCGGAAGAGCGATTCAAGGAGGCCAAAGAGGCCTACGAGATGCTGTCCGACCCGCAGAAGAAGGCGGCCTACGACCAGTACGGCCACGCCGGCGTGGACCCGAACCTGCGCGGTGGCGCAGCCGGCGCTGAAGGCTTCGGCGGTTTCTCGGAATCCTTTGGCGACATCTTTGGCGACATCTTCGGTGGCGCGCGCGGCCAACGCAGCGGCCGCCAGGTCTACCGTGGCGCCGACCTGTCGTACGCCATGGAAATCTCGCTCGAAGAAGCGGCCGGCGGCAAGGACACGCAGATCCGCATTCCCAGCTGGGACGACTGCGAAACCTGCAGCGGCACCGGCGCCAAGCCCGGCACCAGCGTGAAGACCTGCAGCACCTGCCACGGCCAGGGTTCGGTGCAGATGCGCCAGGGTTTCTTCAGCGTGCAGCAGACCTGTCCGCAGTGCAGCGGTACCGGCAAGATCATTCCCGAGCCCTGCACCACCTGCCACGGCCAGGGCAAGATCAAGAAGCAGAAAACACTGGAGATCAAGATCCCCGCCGGCATCGACGACGGCCAGCGCATCCGCAGCACCGGCAACGGCGAACCCGGCCAGAACGGCGGGCCCTCGGGCGACCTCTACATCGAAGTGCGCCTGCGCAAGCACGACATCTTCGAGCGCGACGGCGACGACCTGCATTGCACCGTGCCCGTGCCCATGACCACCGCCGCCCTGGGCGGCGAGATCGACGTGCCCACGCTGCAAGGCAAGGCCACCATCGACCTGCCCGAAGGCACGCAGAGCGGCAAGACCTTCCGCCTGCGCGGCAAGGGCGTCAAAGGGGTGCGCAGCAGCTACCCCGGCGACCTGTACTGCCACGTGGCGGTGGAGACGCCGATCAAGCTCACCGAGCACCAGCGCAAGCTGCTCAAGGAGCTGGACGAGTCGTTCAAGAAGGGCGGCCACAAGCACAGCCCGAACGACAAGGGCTGGTTCGAGAAAGCGAAGTCGTTCTTCAGCTGAACCAGCTGACTCAACCTGAAAAGGGGCGCCGGGCAACCGTCGCCCCTTTTTTCATCCGGCAGCCCTATCCCCCTCATTGCCAACATCGATTGGCCTGAACCGATAGTTTTTGTCAAACTCACAGCTCCTGATACCACCCGCAAGAAGCCATGACCGCCCTGATCCGACAAGTCCGACCCGTCTGGGCCCAGCTGCAGGAATTTGACCTGCAAGTGCCCGCCCACGCCATGCGCAACGCCCTGCTCGCGCTGGGTGCCGGCCTGCTGGTGATGGCGGGGCTGGCGGCGCTCAGCACCTTCTGGGCGCCCACCCGCGCCTGGTGGACGGCAGCCGACAACGGCAGTGCCATGGCCGCCGGTGTCCAGGCCTCGTTGCTGGCGGCGGTGGCCACGGCCGTGGGTGCCCTGCCGGTGTTTCTGGTGCAGCGGGTCAGCAAGCTGCAGGAGGCGGCGCTGATGTCCTTCTCGGCCGGCATCATGCTGGCCGCGGCCATCTTCGCCCTGCTGCTGCCATCGCTGGAGGCCGGGCGCACCCTGTTCGCCGGCATGACCGGCGGCGCCACCAGCGCGGCGGCCCTCAGCGGGGTCGGCCTGGCGCTGGGCATGGGTCTCATGTTGGCCATCGACCGCTTCACGCCCCACGAACACGCGGTGCTGCCGCCGGCTGCCCTCGGCCACACCGGGGCCTGGGGCGCACAGGCCGACAGCGCTGCGGTGCAACGCGCCAAGCTGATGGTGCTGGCCATCCTGATCCACAACGTGCCCGAAGGTCTTGCGGTGGGCGCCGCCTATGCGGGCGTGGGCGATGGAAGCGGCGCTCAAGCGGGCGCGTCGGTGGCGCTGGCCATCGGCCTGCAGAACATGCCCGAGGGCCTGATCGTGGCCATGGCCTTGCGCACCCTGGGCCGCAGCGCGATGCAGGCCTGGGGCGTGGCCGCCCTCACCGGCCTGGCCGAGCCGCTGGGCGCCATCGTCGGGTTGGCGGTGCTGGGCAGCGTGCCGGTGTTCTACCCGCTGGGCCTGGCGCTCGCGGCAGGCGCCATGCTCTTCGTGGTGAGCCACGAGATCATTCCCGAGACACACCGCAACGGCTTCGAGACCATGGCCACGGCCACGCTGCTGGCAGGCTTCATCTTCATGCTGCTCCTTGACGCAGTGTTGAGTTGACCCCCACGCTCCGCCGCTGCCCCCCGAGGGGGCGCGGCCTTGCTTGGGAGCGGCCCGGCGCGGCGGCCCTCTGAAGCCGAGAGGCGGGGCGTAAGATGCCCCGCATGAGCGTACACATCCGATTTCTGGGCGGCGCCGGCACCGTCACAGGCTCCAAATACCTGGTCGAACACGATGGTCAGAGCCTGCTGGTCGACTGCGGTCTGTTCCAGGGTTACAAACAGCTGCGCTTGCGCAACCGCGACCCGTTGCCGGTGCTGCCCAACCACATCGGCGCCGTGCTGCTCACCCACGCACACCTGGACCACAGCGGGTATCTGCCGCTGCTGGCCAAGGAAGGGTTTCACGGCAAGGTGTGGGCCACGCCGGCCACGCGCGATCTGGCGCAGATCCTGTTGCCCGACAGTGGGCACATCCAGGAAGAAGACGCGGCCTTTGCCAACCGCAAGGGTTTTTCCAAACATTCGCCCGCGCTGCCGCTCTACACCGAGGGCGATGCGCTGCAAAGCCTCAAGCTGTTTCGCACCGTGCCCATGCACCAGCCGTTCGAGCCTCTCAAGGGCTGGACGGCCCTGTTCTCGGGCGCCGGCCACATCCTCGGTGCGGCGAGCCTGCTGCTGGAGGTGGGCGGGAGGCGCATCCTGTTCTCGGGCGACCTCGGCCGGCCCGACGACGCGCTGATGCTCGCACCCGACGCGCCGCCCGCGGCCGACGTGGTCGTGTGCGAATCGACCTACGGAGACAGAGACCACCCGGACGAAGACGTGATCGCCGAACTCGCTCCGGCGCTGCAGCGCGTCGCGGCCCGCGGCGGCACCGCCGTGGTGCCGGTGTTCGCGGTGGGCCGCGCTCAGGCCTTGCTGCACGCCATCGCCGAGCTCAAGGCTGCGGGCCAGCTGCCGCACAGCCTGCCGGTCTACCTCGACAGCCCCATGGCCATCCACAGCACCGAGCTGTTTGCCCGCCACCTGGGTGAGCACCGGCTGAACGCCGCGCAGTGCCATGCCATGGCGCTGGTGGCGAAGATGACGCGCACGGCCGACGAGTCCAAGGCCATTGCGCGCCAGCACGGCCCCAAGGTGATCCTGGCCGCCAGCGGCATGGCCACCGGCGGGCGTGTGCTGCACCACCTGGTGCAGTACCTGGGCGACCACCGCAACATGGTGCTGCTCACCGGCTACCAGGCCCCTGGCACACGCGGTGCCACACTGGCCAATGGCGGCACGCAGTTGCGCATCCACGGGCAGGACCTGCCGGTGCGCGCCGAGGTGGTGCAACTCAAATCCGCCTCGGCGCACGCCGACGCCGGGCAGCTCATGTCATGGCTGCGCGCCCTGCCCCAGCCGCCGCGCCGCGTCTTCGTGACCCACGGCGACATGGAGGCCTCGGACCGGCTGCGACACCGCATCGAAACCGAATTGCGCTGGCAGGCGCTGGTGCCCGAACACGGCAGCACCTGGGCCGCCTGAACCACCCGCGCACACAACTGCACACACGGCCCATGGAACGCGGCCCGTCATCTCCACTCTCACCCCGATGAATCTTCAACCTTCCCTGATCCTGGGCGCCGCCCTGCTGTCTTCTGCGGCGTGGGCCCAGTCCCCCACACCATCCCCCAACCCCGAATTCGACAGCTGCCTGAACACGCTGCGCGCACCGGCACGCGCCGCCGGCGTGCGCGACGAGACCTTTGCGCTGCACACGCAAAATCTCGCGCCCGACATGAGCGTGATCGACAAGCTCAACTTCCAGCCCGAGTTCCGCACGGCGATCTGGGACTACCTGGCCGGCCTGGTGGACGAGGAGCGTGTGGCCGAGGGCCGCGCCCTGATGGCGCGCCACGCCGAGACGCTGGCGCGCGTGAGCGACAACTACGGCGTGGACCCGGCCACCGTGGTGGCGGTCTGGGGCGTGGAGAGCAACTTCGGCCAGACCTTCGGCAAGTCGCCGCTGGTGCAGTCGCTGGGCACGCTCTCATGCTTCGGGCGGCGGCAAGCGTATTTCCGCACCGAGTTCTACGCCACGCTGCGCATCCTGCAGGCCGGGCACATCGTGCCCGAACGGCTCGTGGGCTCGTGGGCCGGTGCCTTCGGCCACACGCAGTTCATGCCCAGCACCTTCGAGCGCCTCGCGGTGGACTTCGACGGCGACGGCAAGGCCGACCTGATGGACAGCACCAGCGACGCGCTCGCGTCCACCGCCAACTTTCTGGCCAAGGCCGGCTGGCAGAGCGGCCAACCTTGGGGGTTTGAAGTGAAGCTGCCCGAGGGCTTCAGCACGGCTGGCGAAGGGCGTCGCACCAAACGCGGCATGGCTGAATGGGCGTCGCGCGGCCTCAAGCGGGTCGACGGGTCGACGCTGCCCGCCACCGGCAGCGCCGGCCTCATGACCCCCGCCGGTGCACAAGGCCCGGCCTTCCTGGTGCTGCGCAATTTTGATGCGATCTACAGCTACAACGCGGCCGAAAGTTATGGTCTTGCCATCGCCCACTTGGCCGACCGGCTGCGCGGCGGTGGCCCCTTCACCACGCCCTGGCCCACCGACGATCCGGGCCTCTCACGCGCCGAGCGCCGCGAGGTGCAGACGCTGCTGATTGCACGTGGTCACGACATCGGCGCGGTGGACGGCATGCTGGGTGACAAGAGCCGTGTGGCGATCCGTGCCGAGCAGGAGCGGCTGGGACAGGAGGCCAGTGGACGGGCGGGGCAGAAGCTGTTGAAGGCCTTGCGCGGCGGCTGAACGATCAGCCCATCTTCACCGCCGTCCCACTCACCGCCACCATCATCATCCCGTTGGTCTCGCCCAGCACTTCGTAGTCGAAGTCGATGCCGATCACGGCGTTGGCGCCCATCTCGCGCGCAGCCTCGATGAGGTCTTCCACGGCCGCGTCGCGCGCGCCCGAAAGAGCCCGCTCGTAGCCGCCAGCGCGCCCGCCCACCACATCGCGCACCGACGAGAACATGTCGCGGAAGATGTTGGCGCCGATGATGGCTTCACCGTTGACCACGCCCAGGTACTGCGAACGATCAATGCCTTCGGGTGTGGTGGTGCTGAGGAAAAAGCCGTCTTTCGCTTTGGAAAACCATCCCATGTGAAAACTCCTGTGAGTGCGCCGCGTGGTGTGGCGTACGGACATTGTGCAGCGCAGGTGCTACGGTGAGACTCAGCCACAACGGGAACATCCCATGCCCGGCTACCACGTCAAGACCGAGACCATTGCGCTCGGCGGCACCGACTGGCATCTCCGCTGCCTGATCGACGACCAGCAATTCAACGACAGCCACCACGCCGCAGCCGACATTGGCCTGCCCTCGGCGGGCTGGTCACATTTCGGTCAGGTGTGGCCGTCGTCGCGCGTGCTCGCGCTGGCCATGCTCACGCACCCGCTGGCGGGTCTGCGCGTGCTGGAGATCGGTGCGGGTCTGGCGCTGGCCAGCCTGGTGATGCACCGGCGCGGTGCCGATGTGACGGTGAGCGACTGGCATCCACTGACCGAGGAGTTCCTGCGCCACAACCTGGTCTTGAACAAGCTGGGGCCGCTGCCCTACCAGGCCGGCAACTGGGAGAGTGTGGCCGCCACCGACAACCCGGCGCTGGGGCACTTTGACCTGATCGTGGGCAGCGACCTGCTGTACGAGCGCCAGCAGCCGGCGCAGCTGGCCGCCTTCATCCACCGCCACGCGGCGGTGGGAGCACAGATCGTGATCGTCGACCCCGACCGGGGCAACCGCGCCGCGTTTGGCCGCGACATGGGCACCCTGGGCTTTGTGCTCACCATGCGCGCGGCCGATCGCCAACTGGAGGACGGCACAGCCTACAAGGGGCGTTTCCTCTCTTTCACGCGCTGAAATGCAAACAGCCCGCGGTGCGGGCTGTTTGCATTTCAGCAAGGCCGGCCATCGGGGCCGAACCGGTCAGCCGCCCTTTTTGGAGCGCTTGCCAGGGTTCTTCTTGCTGCGGGTGGCCACACCACGCTCCAGGCTCACGCGCTGACCACGGCCGGGGGAGGTCAGGGACACGCCAGCGACGGGCGTGGGGCGTGGGGTGGCTTTGCGGTCGGCTTCGGTGACGATTTTGTTGCCCATGACTGGATCCTGAGAAAGTTGCAAAAGTGACGGAACCCGCTATTAGGCCACAAGGCTCCGCAGGCGTCAGGTGGCGTTGCCGCCGCTCCAGGTGAAGGACGCATCGGTGGACAGCGCGTCATCGCGGCGCACCGGCATGAGCCAGCCGTGGGCGGGGTTGGTCTGCGCCGAGATGTCGATGCGTGGCGCCTGGGCCGAGACGGGGCCGAAGATAGTGGCAAACGAAGCGTCGGCCGCGTCGCGCCCGGTGCCGATGCGCACAAAGCCCATGGGAATGGCGGTGCCCGAGGGATCGAACAGGTACCAGCGGTGGCCCAGATAGACCTCCACATAGGCGTGGAAGTCGGTCGGGCCCAGGGCCGGATCGGCGCCGAAGTCGATCGCGGTGGTGAAGCGCGCCGGGATGTTGAGCGCGCGGCAGAAGGTGATCATCAGGTGGGCAAAGTCGCGGCACACGCCCTTGCGGTCGTTCAACGTGTCCATGGCCGAGGTCATGGAATTGCTGGTGTTCGACTCGAAGGTCACCTGGCTCTGCACCCACTTCTGGATCGCCTCCACGCGGCGGTAACCCGGTGGCATCTGACCGAACAACTGGTTGGCCATGGCGGTCACGCAGTCGGACTGGCAGTAGCGGCTGGGGTAGATGTAGGTGAGCACATCGGTGGGCAGCTGGTTGATGGGCGTCTCGAACACGCTGTCGGGCTGGTCCACGTGGTGAACGATGTCGAGCGTGGCACGGTAGCGCAGCTGCAGCGGGCCGGGCGTGGCGGTCAGGCGCAGGATGCGTGTGCGCGTGGCGGGGTCGGTGTACGACACCAGGGGCACGGGCTGACTGACCTGCAACTCTTCCCACACCACCGCCTGCTGAGGCGAATGGGCGGCCTGCACATTGAAGATGAAGTCAGCGCTGGGCTGGTTGACCTGGTATTGCAGGTCGATGGCGAGGTGGATGCGAACCATGGGGTCACCGTTGAGAGAGGAAGAAACCCGCCTTGTCGGCGGGTGCGGGGATCGTGATCGCCGAGGGACGGTGAAAAAACCCGGTTGATGGTATGGGGGTGAATGGGCCTCGTCTGTGCGCCAAGGCACCATGCCCCGGCACTGCGGCCGGACATGGTCTTGAGCGTAAGCTCAAACGCCATGCGCGCGCTGCTCTCCACGTTTTCCTTGCAAGAGTTGCGCCACCACCCGTGGCGCAACGCCTCGGCCGTGGTGGCGGTCATGCTGGGCGTGGCGCTGGCGTTTGCGGTGCACCTCATCAACGCCTCGGCGCTGGCCGAGTTTTCCAGCGCGGTGAGTTCGGTCAATGGCCAGCCCGACGTGGAGCTGCGCGCCCGCCAGGGTCTGCTGCCCGACACCCTGCTGGACCGCGTGGCCGCTCACCCGGGCGTGGCGCTGGCCAGCCCGGTGCTGGAACTGCCCACCCAGGCC is a genomic window of Hydrogenophaga sp. RAC07 containing:
- a CDS encoding heavy metal-binding domain-containing protein produces the protein MGWFSKAKDGFFLSTTTPEGIDRSQYLGVVNGEAIIGANIFRDMFSSVRDVVGGRAGGYERALSGARDAAVEDLIEAAREMGANAVIGIDFDYEVLGETNGMMMVAVSGTAVKMG
- a CDS encoding class I SAM-dependent methyltransferase, producing the protein MPGYHVKTETIALGGTDWHLRCLIDDQQFNDSHHAAADIGLPSAGWSHFGQVWPSSRVLALAMLTHPLAGLRVLEIGAGLALASLVMHRRGADVTVSDWHPLTEEFLRHNLVLNKLGPLPYQAGNWESVAATDNPALGHFDLIVGSDLLYERQQPAQLAAFIHRHAAVGAQIVIVDPDRGNRAAFGRDMGTLGFVLTMRAADRQLEDGTAYKGRFLSFTR
- the dnaJ gene encoding molecular chaperone DnaJ, which encodes MAKRDFYEVLGVPKNAADEEIKKAYRKLAMKHHPDRNQGDAAKAAEERFKEAKEAYEMLSDPQKKAAYDQYGHAGVDPNLRGGAAGAEGFGGFSESFGDIFGDIFGGARGQRSGRQVYRGADLSYAMEISLEEAAGGKDTQIRIPSWDDCETCSGTGAKPGTSVKTCSTCHGQGSVQMRQGFFSVQQTCPQCSGTGKIIPEPCTTCHGQGKIKKQKTLEIKIPAGIDDGQRIRSTGNGEPGQNGGPSGDLYIEVRLRKHDIFERDGDDLHCTVPVPMTTAALGGEIDVPTLQGKATIDLPEGTQSGKTFRLRGKGVKGVRSSYPGDLYCHVAVETPIKLTEHQRKLLKELDESFKKGGHKHSPNDKGWFEKAKSFFS
- a CDS encoding ZIP family metal transporter, whose translation is MTALIRQVRPVWAQLQEFDLQVPAHAMRNALLALGAGLLVMAGLAALSTFWAPTRAWWTAADNGSAMAAGVQASLLAAVATAVGALPVFLVQRVSKLQEAALMSFSAGIMLAAAIFALLLPSLEAGRTLFAGMTGGATSAAALSGVGLALGMGLMLAIDRFTPHEHAVLPPAALGHTGAWGAQADSAAVQRAKLMVLAILIHNVPEGLAVGAAYAGVGDGSGAQAGASVALAIGLQNMPEGLIVAMALRTLGRSAMQAWGVAALTGLAEPLGAIVGLAVLGSVPVFYPLGLALAAGAMLFVVSHEIIPETHRNGFETMATATLLAGFIFMLLLDAVLS
- a CDS encoding transglutaminase-like domain-containing protein, giving the protein MVRIHLAIDLQYQVNQPSADFIFNVQAAHSPQQAVVWEELQVSQPVPLVSYTDPATRTRILRLTATPGPLQLRYRATLDIVHHVDQPDSVFETPINQLPTDVLTYIYPSRYCQSDCVTAMANQLFGQMPPGYRRVEAIQKWVQSQVTFESNTSNSMTSAMDTLNDRKGVCRDFAHLMITFCRALNIPARFTTAIDFGADPALGPTDFHAYVEVYLGHRWYLFDPSGTAIPMGFVRIGTGRDAADASFATIFGPVSAQAPRIDISAQTNPAHGWLMPVRRDDALSTDASFTWSGGNAT
- a CDS encoding lytic murein transglycosylase, giving the protein MNLQPSLILGAALLSSAAWAQSPTPSPNPEFDSCLNTLRAPARAAGVRDETFALHTQNLAPDMSVIDKLNFQPEFRTAIWDYLAGLVDEERVAEGRALMARHAETLARVSDNYGVDPATVVAVWGVESNFGQTFGKSPLVQSLGTLSCFGRRQAYFRTEFYATLRILQAGHIVPERLVGSWAGAFGHTQFMPSTFERLAVDFDGDGKADLMDSTSDALASTANFLAKAGWQSGQPWGFEVKLPEGFSTAGEGRRTKRGMAEWASRGLKRVDGSTLPATGSAGLMTPAGAQGPAFLVLRNFDAIYSYNAAESYGLAIAHLADRLRGGGPFTTPWPTDDPGLSRAERREVQTLLIARGHDIGAVDGMLGDKSRVAIRAEQERLGQEASGRAGQKLLKALRGG
- a CDS encoding MBL fold metallo-hydrolase; protein product: MSVHIRFLGGAGTVTGSKYLVEHDGQSLLVDCGLFQGYKQLRLRNRDPLPVLPNHIGAVLLTHAHLDHSGYLPLLAKEGFHGKVWATPATRDLAQILLPDSGHIQEEDAAFANRKGFSKHSPALPLYTEGDALQSLKLFRTVPMHQPFEPLKGWTALFSGAGHILGAASLLLEVGGRRILFSGDLGRPDDALMLAPDAPPAADVVVCESTYGDRDHPDEDVIAELAPALQRVAARGGTAVVPVFAVGRAQALLHAIAELKAAGQLPHSLPVYLDSPMAIHSTELFARHLGEHRLNAAQCHAMALVAKMTRTADESKAIARQHGPKVILAASGMATGGRVLHHLVQYLGDHRNMVLLTGYQAPGTRGATLANGGTQLRIHGQDLPVRAEVVQLKSASAHADAGQLMSWLRALPQPPRRVFVTHGDMEASDRLRHRIETELRWQALVPEHGSTWAA